The following coding sequences are from one Pseudopipra pipra isolate bDixPip1 chromosome 16, bDixPip1.hap1, whole genome shotgun sequence window:
- the DCUN1D3 gene encoding DCN1-like protein 3, with protein sequence MGQCVTKCKNPSSTLGSKNGERESGSKSHKRSAVHKDDHGSACGKASGDILVNGTKKTDTALESSQPPTFSGDTKKDSVCSAEESSLQRIGELFRRYKDEREDAILEEGMERFCNDLCVDPTEFKVLVLAWKFQAATMCKFTRKEFFEGCKAINADSIDGICARFPSLLNEAKQEDKFKDLYRFTFQFGLDSEEGQRSLHREIAIALWKLVFTQNKPPILDQWLHFLIKNPSGIKGISRDTWNMFLNFTQVIGPDLSNYSEDEAWPSLFDTFVEWEMERRKKEEETKCVTSLDTEGLCEEQT encoded by the exons ATGGGCCAGTGCGTCACCAAGTGCAAGAATCCTTCTTCCACCCTGGGCAGCaaaaatggggaaagggaatcCGGCAGCAAGTCCCACAAGAGAAGTGCAGTCCACAAAGATGACCATGGCTCAGCTTGTGGGAAGGCTTCAGGAGACATCCTTGTGAATGGGACAAAGAAAACGGACACTGCTTTAGAGTCCAGTCAGCCCCCAACGTTTTCTGGAGATACAAAGAAAGACTCTGTTTGCAGCGCAGAAGAATCTTCGCTTCAAAGGATCGGGGAGTTGTTCAGGAGGTACAAGGATGAACGGGAAGATGCCATACTGGAAGAAGGGATGGAACGATTTTGCAATGACCTCTGTGTTGATCCCACTGAATTTAAAGTACTAGTTTTGGCTTGGAAATTCCAGGCTGCTACCATGTGCAAATTTACAAG GAAGGAGTTTTTTGAAGGCTGCAAAGCAATAAATGCAGACAGCATTGATGGCATTTGTGCAAGGTTCCCCAGCCTCCTAAACGAAGCCAAGCAGGAAGATAAATTCAAGGATCTCTACCGTTTCACCTTCCAGTTTGGCCTGGACTCTGAAGAAGGACAGAGGTCGCTACATCGGGAAATAGCCATTGCCCTTTGGAAATTAGTCTTCACCCAAAACAAGCCCCCTATTTTGGACCAGTGGTTACACTTCCTCATCAAGAACCCCTCAGGAATCAAGGGAATCTCCCGGGACACGTGGAACATGTTTCTAAATTTTACTCAGGTGATTGGACCGGACCTTAGCAATTACAGCGAGGACGAGGCCTGGCCGAGTCTCTTCGATACCTTTGTGGAGTGGGAAATGGAGcgaaggaaaaaggaagaggaaaccAAATGTGTTACATCTTTGGACACAGAGGGCCTGTGTGAGGAACAGACTTAG